The following is a genomic window from Microtus pennsylvanicus isolate mMicPen1 chromosome 3, mMicPen1.hap1, whole genome shotgun sequence.
cgtgTCTGTGAGAGAACATgcatgtgcccatggaggccaggagagggtgtctggtcccctggagctggagttacaggtgtttgtgagtaCCTGATGAGGGAATGGgtctctgaactctggtccttctgatagagcagtaagcactcttaagcactgagccagcCAACTCTCCAGGCTCAGTTATCGAAAAACTAATTCTCCTGAGGGAGATAAAACCggatcaatttttattttaaaatgggcAGTAATTCAAAAAACCATTTAAGCTAATTGGTTTATTACCCATGCTTGGAAGTTTAGTATGTATTAAAATAATGTGTATTTAGTGGGGGGTGAAGTACAGGGCAATAGGGTGGCCCACAGAAGCCAGTGCTGTTAGCTCCCGCACAGTGCATTTAGAGAAGTCCCTTACTTTctcttgccttggcttctctgCGCGTAAGATGCTGCAGATGTTGTGTGTATCATAGAACTGCTGCAAGAATATGATCATTTATACGCATAAGTACTTCAGTAAGCAGGACTACCCTAAAAGGAGAGCATGACTGGGCTTTGTTTAAAGGGATTGCATGAGTGGACGCTGGCTTTACTGATGAATGTCCTTGTGTGGTATAAAAATCCCTCGGATCGtcagatcctgtcaagttggaAATGATTCCGTCTCTAGTGACTTCACAAATATCTGCCTCAGATAGTCCTGATAGAGAAAAGTGATCAGATTCTCATTTACTTTTCAGAGCTAGctataaaatcaataagaaaaacaaaatccacgCATAGTTCTGTTAAAACAGACACAGTTCTgcccaaaaacaaaaactgtatctATCATCAACTTCTGGAACATGTGCTATTCTCTCATAATTCTGTCCTTTCTGTGTCAAATGGTGAATGTTTGCTTTCCCAGGTAGATGGAGATTTAAGTTGAAGTCCATTTAATCACATAAGAAGTCACTGTCATTAAGGAGCtttttagttactgttctattactgtgaggagacaccatgatcaaagcaacctatcaaaaacaattatttaatGGGAGacttgcttactgtttcagaggtgaCTCCGTGACCATCATAGCAAGTAGCATAGTGacagacaggcagggaggggccGGGAGTTCAATAGCAGGTAGTgtaatgacagacagacagaaagacagacaggcaagCGGGCAGGCAGGCAGTGCCCTGGAGTAGAAAGGCCATGGTTGTAGGCTTTGTCTAGAGTCTTGGACCCTGGAGCTCTGCCGCTGACTAGCTACATGTCTTTGAATGAACTGCTGCCGTCAACTGGGCCTCGGTTTCTTCCTTCATAAGCTGGAGCACCCAGGTCTTCTCCTGCAGGACTGTAATGATCCTAGACCGTAGATAGGTGGCGCACTGCCCCTCAGGTGCAGAATCATGAGTTGAGTTGCAGATTGCTCCGTGGAGGGTGGTGGTTGGCTGGGTGGGGAAGAAAAGATAAAGCAGGAGACTGAAAACTTTGACAGCTGTCTCTGCCAAAATCTCTTCATTTCACCTAAAACGATAGGTAcctgggaaaaacaaacaagccccaCCTcaaaaaagccccccccccccagtgctacAATTACAGAGGTGCACCATCAGGCTTGACGTTATGGCTGATTTCTTATCGGATCATGTTAGAGCATTGCTTTTGCCTCAGAGTGTCTGTGGAAGAGCTCTTGCCAAGAGGAGAGTAgtcactgactctgcctgctctcctctgctcaTATGTACTTGCATGCTAAGAGcatactccccacccccatctttgaTTTTGTGTCTTGCACACAGACACTTTCTGAACTCCCTGCGGAAGGAAGTTAAAGAGCTGTTTGTGAGCATGCCCCACTCAAAACACCTTCATGTTTCCTGTTCCCTGCACGGAAACATAAGTGTCTGGTGGCCAGAAGTCTTCTGAGCTCCTCCATCTGGGTCTTGCCTTCTCCATGGCCACGGTCTTGCCCCCCACCTTCCCTGTACACTTGATTCCCTGCCCTGACAGATGGTGCTCCCTAAACAGCACACACTGCTTCCATCCGGATACCAAGTCCGTTTATAACTTCTGCTTAACATTTGCAGCTAATTTTCCCCTGCTGTCGTCTTGAGTTGTCAATGGCAATGAAGTGATGCTGTTTGCTTGCTCTTACAAAGGAGCCTCTGTTGTAGGATGTTAATCTGGCTCTCCGAACTCATGTTCAAGTTCTCCGCTCACTTTCTAGAGAAGCAACAGCGGTAGAGAATGAGAGTCCTGTGAGGAGGGGGACAGAATAGCTGTGCTCTGGTCCCTCCCTCCACACAGCCTGACATCGCTCAAAAGCACTCTCCCCGGTTCTGGTGACAGCGCAAAGTCTGATGTCTTTTCTAACATCGTTTACTTCGCCTCTCTCCCCAAGTTTATTACCTGCTCTCACGAGGCTCCTCTGCCTTTCCTGCCCACTCACCAAGCCTGGGGAGACTTTCCTGCTGTTTGCCACTATGGGCATGCCATTTCACCATCTGGGAGTGCTTCGTGTTTTCTAGAAATATGGAGGTATAACTTGTGCTCTGGCTGAACACTGTTTTTAACACAAGCAGCTCGGTCTTGCTCCAGGCTTTTCCTACATACTCAAGTGTCCACGTAGAACGTCTTGGTGTTCTCTCTCTAGTTCATTTCCACTGTCGCATTGGAGTCAGGAATCCCTAAGCCTCACAAACTGTCCTTTACCCTTAATGGCTAGATAATGGGGACTTCTATTCAGAGATAATGGCCAGATTTATCCCTGGCCATAGGTTGTATCAATACCGATTCTGAACATGTTAGTGTTTACCACTAACTGTAGTGAAGCTTGCTTTCCTACTCAGCTTATTCTTGACTTTAGTTCTCAAAACTTGACTCTTCTAGAAGTTAGTCTACAGTGTCTCTTCCTGGTATATTACCAACATGGTTCCCCTATAGCATGCTAATACTGAAGTATGGATAGAAAAAGCCAGGATATCCATGTGCAAAACATCTCTGAATAAGACCATGTTCTGGGGTCCACACTCCCTTAAATCCTTAGTAGCACTGTGTATCTCCTCCCCCATAGGGCTCTGGGGGTTGAAAAGTGTTCTGTGGTCCTGATTGTCTTGATTTTACTTCTGCTAATCCTTCACACTGTTTCCCATAATGCATCCTATGggatgtgttttatatatttgtgtgtgtgtgtacctagtAAGTTTGTGACTGAGTGGCTAAATAAAACCATGAGATTATCTTTCCTGCAGGACTTCTTGAAGCTTTGCCAATATCTGGTGTACTAACCATCAAGAGCAAAAGTAGGTGATCATCTAAAACTAATTGTAGTGATCACAGAGCCTTCCTTCCCAGGACATCTGGGGGGATGGGTCAGGGGGCCCTCTGTGATGATGCACATTTATGATCACGTTGAATGCAGCAATTCTGTGGTCCTGGGGCAATCCACTTGGTGATGcgactttttgtttcatttgttttcctggtGGTTTTGATGATTTTTGTTTGGCTTCTTCTGTCTCAAGCCTTGTGATCTTTCAAGTGTTTGGAGATTTCCATATTCAGACCTTCTTGAGTTCTCAGAGTAGAAGTTTGTAAGTCCTGTTTATTTGCAGATAAATAATTCTCCTTCTAGAGAGATGGCCAGAAACCTTAGGGAAATCACCGATGGGCTTGGTATCATGGTGAGTAAGtggaaatttttctttctacCCACCTGAATTAGTCTCCTCCGCCATAACAATCCACCATAAACAGCCTTGAGATGCTGTGAGTTTGTCTTCATGGTCCTGGAATTCAGAAGTCTGAAGCAGGTTCGCAGGGATTTGGGAGGGTGTAAGGAAGAAAGCTTCATCTTGCATTTCTAGCTTCCACAGGCCACCCAGATTCCTTGGCTCATGTCCGCATCCTCCATCTGCAGAGCTGGCAGTGACAtcaccccagcctctgcttcTACTCTCacaccactttctcttctgcttccgGTCCCCTCGTCTTGTCCCTTTGCAGCAACACGTCATTCCATGAGCCTGTGGGTGGAAGGAACAACATAATCTCTCTGCTTCAAGACCCTTAACCACATCGGTTTTGTCGTGTAAGACAGCGTTGGTTCCAGGTACTGGTAAATGGACATTGTGTTGTGAGCAGACACTTTCTTCCCCagtcatttctgtcttctcttggAATTGATGGACCACTGTAATGTATTTATTAAGCCTCACAGAAAATAATCCATTTCATTTTGTGTAATACCCAgtgttttcaaatttctttaagagactttttttccttcacaagacacattattttttcttttaaaaaaaagatttatcctattttcaagtgtgtgtgtgtctgtctgtctgtgtgtggatgagtacaggtgcccacagGGATCAGAAGAGGCCATCCTTTGAAGACAGACTTAAGGCAGTTACGAGCTATAGGTGTAGGTCCTGGAAacgaaactcaggtcctctgcaagagcagtcataccatgctgttaactgctgagccatctctcagccagatttcttgttttattttgaagactctcaatagcccaggctaacctcaaacctGTGCTCCTCCTCCTTCGTGTGAGCATGCATTGTTACCCAGCTCAGACGAAGAGAGCGTTGAGGAAGTGGACTTTCAGACACAAATCCCCTCTCCGGTTTCTATTGTCCTTTCTGTGCAGACTTTATACAGATTCATTTGCCCAGGAAGATGCATGAGGCCAAGGCATGGCGATCCTCCTTCCCATTGTTCAATCCTGGGGTTTCCTCCTAGGGAGAAGTTGAAAGAAGTTTGTCTCTCTGGGTAGAGAACCTTCCCAGACAAAGAGCCAATCTGAAATTCACACTGATGATGCGTCTTTTAATCAAAGTACCTTAGCCTGCTATTCCACATGTCATTTAGAGAtgcgtgttttttttttgtagagatGCGTTTCttataaagctttattttttaaagattaataaaTATTCAGCCCAGATTAGTCTTGGTATGAGCACTGTGCCccaatagaagaaaattttcagtCTGTGGAGGTTTATCATCACCAGACTCTTCCttaaatttcaatttatttacACGCTTTGGTTGCAGATAATTATGATGGATTAATCAGATGATTTCAAGCATTAAGAGCATACATGAAATTAAAGTTCTGTGAGTGAGCCAAGTGTGGCGGTCCattcttgcaatcccagcaccagagataGAAGTGAGAGTATTGCAAgatcaaagccagcttgggctacataggcCGATTATAGACTTCGTGGAGTATTTCAACAAATTCAAGATAGACTTATACAGACACAGTGTTGTAggatttaaaaacacatatgttcTCCTTTATTCACGAAGTGGAAAAGAGCAAAATAAGCTGTCTGTGGTTTTCCTGCGTTTCCTTCAGTGTGCTAATCACACAAGGCACGCTTGATTTGTCATTTGTTGGTATTTGCATTTCCCACACAGTAACATTCTGTGCCCTTGAGAATTAGTGACCtgggcacagagacacacactgtaaccccaacacttaggaggcagaagcaggaggatcttgagttcaaatCTAGCTTATGCTACATAagaagttccagaccagcctgggctacagagtgaatttcagaccaacctgggctacagagtgaaatcctGTGTCGTTGtgactttcttttttgtcttttttttttctggagctgtGGACCctgcccagggccttgtgcttgctaagGAACTGCCCTCTCATCAAGCTAAATCCCCACCctgtgagaccctacctcaaaaataaaaataaacagttaaaTTAAGTAACTAATAAACAAGTAAACATTGGTTGGGTATTATTCTTAACAGAGTTCTTTGACTTCCTCCCAAATTCTGACTGTGTCGTGTAAGTTGAACATACAGGCAATGACAACCCCAGCACACAGCTGCCTGGCATCTGGAGCATGCCACAATTTCCAAGaccttgaaaatgaaaataacgtATCTTAGATTCAATAAAACATGGATCCTGAGACtcaggcaaaaacaaacaaagatttcCACTATCAACTTGTCCATATAGTCCCTAGAAGTTGACTACATTCTGAGCACATGCACTAATTCTGTCTTATGTAAGTTGCAAAAATGAATAGTTTCCAGTGGCTGTAGAGAGACCTTTGGTAAGTAGTCGAGTCAGAGAGGCCTCATCCATTGGGTGGGTTTAAACTGGTAAGACCTGGTCTGGAAGAGGGGAAGACGATTCCAGAACAGATGGATGAGTGTCCTGAGTAGCATTCAGAAACTTCTCAGAAGGATCCAGCCCGTGTGGAGAGGGCAGGTCAGCTGGTGGTTTTGATGTCTGTTTCCCCATAAAGTATCTTTCtttgtgctgccaggaacagtGATGAGGGTTGATGAGATTGATTCGGTTGTTGcaagggtgcttgccaccaagactgaaaAACTGAGTTCATCCTTTGAGACTCCACAAAGCTGCCCTGTGACCATAACATGTGTGCCCACacgttgtgtgtgtgcatacacacgcacaacacaaataaatgcaatataaaattaataaaaatgttggtGGGCAGGGCACGGTGACACACGCCTATAATCTAAGCACTGGGAGATGGTCTGTGGACAAGACATTAGCTTGTGTTCAAAGGGTGTAAGATTAACTTAATGTGTtttacttgcaaaaaaaaaataacagttctCATAGTCCTATATGTGCTTATTTCTTTACCATAGGTCCTAATGTGTTCAGCTCAAAAAGTCTCGCCCTTCAAGCCCAGAAGAAGATCCTGAGCAAAATAGCCAGCAAAACTGTAGCCAACATGCTGATTGATGACACCAGCAGTGAGATCTTTGACGAGCTGTACAAAGTCACCGAGGAGCACACGCATAGTAAGAAGGAAGCCCACAAGATCATGAAAGACTCAATCAAGGTGGCCATCAAAATCGGTATCCTCTACCGGAACAAGCAGTTCAGTCAGGAGGAAGTTGTAATTGTGGAGAAACTGCGGAAGAAGCTGAACCAGACTGCCATGACCATGGTCAGCTTCTATGAAGTAGAATATACCTTTGATACAAACGTGCTATCTAAGCTGCTGCATGAATGCAAGGACCTAGTCCACGAACTGGTGCAGCGACATTTGACACCCAGAACCCATGGACGCATAAACCATGTCTTCAACCACTTTGCTGACGTGGAGTTCCTTTCCACCCTCTATGGTCCGCGTGGAAATTGCAGGCCCAATCTCAAGAGGATTTGTGAAGGAATCAATAAATTGTTAGATGAGAAGATCCTCTGAACGGCTTCTTGTCTCCTGGACTTTGCTGCTTTAAAGTTAGAACATCCAACCTGGCCCTGTAAGAATCAAGCAGCAACCCTCATTCCAGACCTTCTAGTTCCATCCTCTTCATCCTTCTGATGCTGACCCTAACCCAGATGTAGTGCGTTGACTCTCTGAGCAAGGGCATGAGGTTGCAAGTCTGAAAGAACTGTGTTTGCGAGctcaaagaacagtcagggttctaAGCAGGGAGCCTGCTGTGCTCATCACCGTGAGCTCAGGTCATCTTACAGCGGAAGGCATAAGGACACAGAAGACATGGGCTTGGGTATCCATCCTGCCACTACGGACTCTATCTTCTGTGTTCCAGAGACACGATGCTTCCTGACTACCTCACAGGGCTGTTGTGAGGACCGAACAGGACAACTCACATTCTTGATTTTGTGCAACAGACACCAGTGATTGTATATAACAAATAGACGGGGCATAACTATTCCTGATTGATGGGTTTGGTGTCTGTTGTTGTGGCATATTTAATAATCACAGTACCAGAGAGGCTGAAATATGAGAATTATAATTTTTTGGTAGTCTGAACCACAGAGTAGGGTTGAGACAAACCTGACCTATatagaggaaatgaaaaagaaaaggggagttggaagaggaaaaaagaaatagaacaaaaggaaaagcaagagtTCCTTGCCTGCTTTGAGAGAAACGAGAGTCAAGGTGACGTTGTTCCCTTTACTCTGCACGTGGACTGAGGACACCTATCCAGGGCCCGCGGTGACTCTCCGTGTAGGAAGAGCAATGCTTTCGCTATCTCCCGGTTCTCTCTGGTCTCTCAGACTCTCCACTTTCGTCTCCAGCTGCATCTGTTCAACAGTCATTCTGCTTCTCCGGCTGTGCTGACGCACTTCCTCCGTGTCTCCTCCTTTCATTTCATCTTACACGAGAAACTTGCCATTTGGATGAGTAGTTTTCAGTTTCCCTAATGAGATGATAAAGTATGTTTTGTGGGGTGTGGGGATTCTgtgctaaaattttatttataactgATCTGTAATATTTCTAAGCATCTGTTGTGGTGTAAAGCCTCagtagctatatatatatatattgtattatcAAATAGTGTAATTAGCATATCtatcacaaatatttatttttttcctgaaaggatTATTCAgaatataatgttttatttagtaACATTTAGTAACATGTAGCACATTATTATTTGCTATAATGACCTTATTATGAAACCGAACAGTAGAATTTTTCGATGTAACTATCAATTTCTcccatccctttccttctccacttctcactccactttttctttctcagataACAACTTCTGAAGTATTTCCTGTTTGTGAATTACACAGTGTTTGTTCAATGTCTGTCTCATTGCACTTAACATAAAGTTTTGTAATTTCGTCCATATTGCTGCAAATGTCAGAATTTTTTTACAATAAAAACCACTCTGTTCTGTTCAAATGTCACTGTTGCTCATCTGTCGATGGTGCTTTGGGTCTTAGCTATTGCAAATATTGCTTCAATAAACATGGGAGTGCCCGT
Proteins encoded in this region:
- the Tnfaip8l3 gene encoding tumor necrosis factor alpha-induced protein 8-like protein 3 translates to MDSDSGEQSEGEPGTAAGPNVFSSKSLALQAQKKILSKIASKTVANMLIDDTSSEIFDELYKVTEEHTHSKKEAHKIMKDSIKVAIKIGILYRNKQFSQEEVVIVEKLRKKLNQTAMTMVSFYEVEYTFDTNVLSKLLHECKDLVHELVQRHLTPRTHGRINHVFNHFADVEFLSTLYGPRGNCRPNLKRICEGINKLLDEKIL